One Brassica napus cultivar Da-Ae unplaced genomic scaffold, Da-Ae ScsIHWf_239;HRSCAF=406, whole genome shotgun sequence DNA segment encodes these proteins:
- the LOC125600832 gene encoding uncharacterized protein LOC125600832 yields MDFVTDFPTTRNQKDAVWVVVDRLTKSAHFLPMQKGDGVDQIVRIYLDKIVRLHGVSASIVSDRDSRFTSYFWQAFQKALGTRMNMSTAYHPQMDGQSERTIQTLEDMLRAVVLDWGDSWEKHLPLVEFAYNNSFHTSIGMSPYEALYGRPCRTRLCWTQMITFKGRAIVSGRRKLDPRYLGPFRIIERVGAVAYKLELPPAMDAFHNMFHVSQLRKCLSDQDIVLHEIPTDLGKNLTLETRPVRIVDRAEKTTRKKTIPMIKVVWEYNGKDVITWETEARMKAEYPEWYDQVVPKETHDEDSRTNPSQVGETSHVPSPR; encoded by the exons atggattttgtgaccgATTTTCCTACGACCAGGAACCAaaaggatgcggtttgggtggTGGTTGACAGACTAACCAAGTCGGCCCACTTCTTACCAATGCAGAAAGGAGATGGAGTGGATCAGATCGTGAGGATTTACTTGGACAAGATAGTACGTCTGCATGGAGTGTCGGCTAGTATTGTCTCGGACAGAGACTCTAGGTTCACCTCTTACTTCTGGCAGGCTTTTCAAAAAGCCTTAGGAACAAGAATGAacatgagcacagcctatcaTCCTCAGATGGATGGGCAGTCAGAGAGGACAATCCAGACATTGGAGGACATGTTAAGGGCCGTGGTGTTGGATTGGGGCGACTCATGGGAAAAGCATCTACCCTTGGTCGAGTTTGCCTACAACAACAGTTTCCACACTAGCATTGGgatgtcaccttatgaagcACTGTATGGACGGCCTTGCAGGACGcgattatgctggacccaa ATGATCACATTCAAAGGGAGGGCTatagtttctggcagaagaaaactagaccctaggtacttgggtccgtTCAGAATCATAGAAAGAGTTGGGGCTGTGGCTTATAAGTTGGAACTGCCACCAGCCATGGATGCGTTCCACAACATGTTTCATGTGTCCCAACTCCGAAAATgtttgtctgatcaggacatagtcCTACACGAGATCCCTACAGATTTGGGTAAGAATCTGACTCTAGAGACGAGGCCGGTCCGCATAGTGGATCGAGCAGAAAagacaacaaggaagaagaccatTCCCATGATCAAGGTCGTGTGGGAATACAATGGCAAGGAtgtaatcacttgggaaacagaggcAAGGATGAAGGCCGAGTATCCTGAGTGGTATGATCAGGTGGTCCCCAAGGAAACACATGAtgaggattcgaggacgaatccatcccaagtgggggagacttctCATGTCCCCAGTCCGAGATAG